The segment GGTGACACCCGCGTCCACCGATGCCTTGAGAATCGCGTTCGCGTCCAGCACATCGACTTCACCCCAATCGCTGCCCAGCTGCCAACAGCCGAGTCCCACTCGGGAAACCTTCACGCGGTCCTTTCCAAATTCGTTGTATTGCATACCCGAAACCTAGCGCCTCGTAGGCATCTGTAAACCCATCACCTACTCTAACAGTAGACACTCTTTCGGTAGCGGCCAGCGCTTCGGCGGTCACATGCAGCCAGTCTCCCCGCAAAGCCGACTCTGCTCGCCGGGAGGGACCGCGCTCCCTACTCGATGCCAAACCTTGACTCTTTGGGGCGAATGCTTCTTTGTCTCGCTCAATCGATGAGCAGCCTCGTCCAGATCACGCTACGACTTAGCAAGCTAGACAGTCTCCTACTCGCGTAAGCGGCAGGGGCTCGTCGGGACGTGTATTCGATTTCATCGCGCTTTTGGTGCGCGCGATTCGATTTTCAGCCTGTTTCGGCCCTTCTTTTGGGATTGCCCCCGCCTGTCCGCGACCATTCGTTTTCAAACCTGAAACAGACATGCAAAAACCACCGATAACAAAGTACCGACCCTTCCCGGTTGTCGATCTGCCTGATCGCCAATGGCCAAGTCGTTCCATCGACACGGCCCCCATCTGGTGCAGCGTAGACCTACGAGACGGCAATCAGGCCCTCGCCATACCCATGAACGTCGAGGAAAAGGTCGAGCTCTTCAAAACGCTGGTGGGTATTGGCTTCAAGGAAATCGAAGTCGGCTTCCCCTCCGCGTCCGATACGGAATTCGCATTTCTTCGTCGACTCGTGGATGACAACCTGATCCCCGACGACGTCAGCATTCAGGTCCTCGTGCAATGCCGCGAGCACTTGATCCGCCGTACCTTCGAATCGCTGCAAGGCGTCAAGCGGGCCATCGTGCACATTTACAACTCCACCAACCCGCTGCAGCGCCGCGTAGTGTTCGGAGCGGAAAAAGAGGACATTCGAAACATCGCCATCGCCGGAGCGAAACTGGTCAAGGAACTGGTTCCCACCTTGCCGGATACTGACATCGTGCTGCAGTACTCTCCGGAAAGCTTCTCCGATACGGAGCTCGAGTTCTCCCTCGAATGCTGCGAAGCGGTGTGCGACGTCTGGCAACCCACGCCGGATCGCAAGATGATCCTGAATCTGCCCAACACCGTCGAATACATGATGCCCAACGTGCACGCGGACCAGATCGAGTGGTTTTGCCGCAAGATCTCACGTCGTGACAGCGTCATCGTCAGCCTGCACACCCACAACGACCGCGGCACCGGCGTGGCCGCGACCGAACTGGGCTTGATGGCGGGGGCGGATCGAGTGGAAGGCACGCTTTTCGGAAATGGCGAGCGTACTGGAAATCTGGATATCGTCACCGTGGCCTTGAACATGTACACGCAGGGCCTCGATCCGCATCTCGACTTCTCCAACCTCAACGAAATCCGCGAGGTCTACGAGCGCGTGACCAAGATGGACGTGCCACCGCGTTCGCCCTACGGCGGCGATTTGGTGTTCACCGCATTCTCGGGCTCCCACCAGGACGCCATCAAGAAGGGCTTCGCCCAAATGCCGGACGATGAAGCAGCGCTGTGGCAGGTGCCCTACCTGACCATCGATCCGAAGGATATCGGAAGAAACTATCGCGCCATCATCCGCATCAACTCCCAATCCGGCAAAGGCGGCGTGGCCTACGTCATGGAAAAGGAATACGGCTTCAATCTTCCCAAGGAAATGCACAA is part of the Pelagicoccus sp. SDUM812003 genome and harbors:
- the leuA gene encoding 2-isopropylmalate synthase, translated to MQKPPITKYRPFPVVDLPDRQWPSRSIDTAPIWCSVDLRDGNQALAIPMNVEEKVELFKTLVGIGFKEIEVGFPSASDTEFAFLRRLVDDNLIPDDVSIQVLVQCREHLIRRTFESLQGVKRAIVHIYNSTNPLQRRVVFGAEKEDIRNIAIAGAKLVKELVPTLPDTDIVLQYSPESFSDTELEFSLECCEAVCDVWQPTPDRKMILNLPNTVEYMMPNVHADQIEWFCRKISRRDSVIVSLHTHNDRGTGVAATELGLMAGADRVEGTLFGNGERTGNLDIVTVALNMYTQGLDPHLDFSNLNEIREVYERVTKMDVPPRSPYGGDLVFTAFSGSHQDAIKKGFAQMPDDEAALWQVPYLTIDPKDIGRNYRAIIRINSQSGKGGVAYVMEKEYGFNLPKEMHKELGKAVNKVADETGDEITPEGVYECFLNEYIRVREPLDILEYRSERIDNDTVEGWAVVKHNGVEKNLRGTGNGPIAAFVDALEGIGYKDYELLSYSEHSLSKGAKSKAVSYIELKAPNGATSFGAGIDTNISHASIRGVVSALNRLLNSQSG